CCTGATGGCTTGTACGTCAGCTCCTTTACTTATTAAGAAAGCTGTAAGGTGTCTCCCTATAAATCCTGTACTTCCTGTAATAGCTACTTTCATAATATTATTAACTTCTTAATTAGATAACGTTTAAAGAGGTTATTATGTTGAACAGTTGTGAATAATATTTATAATGATTATGTGCTTTGAATAAAAAACTGTAAGTTTGCAACTGTTGGAAATTGTATTAGTTTTAATGAAAAGATATATTATTGCTCTAATGTTGTTTGCCGGACTTCCGCTTACAGCGCAGGAGTCAAGAAAGGCTGAATTTGTACCGCCTTTAAATCCTCCTCTGATTTTAAGTGGGAATTTTGGGGAATTGAGAGCAAACCATTTTCACCGCGGACTCGATTTTAAGACCCAAGGATTAACCGGACTACCTGTTTACAGTATTGCCGATGGGTATATATCTAAGATATGCGTCTCTTTAGGCTCGGGATATATGTTGCATGTAAGGCATAATAATGGATATACTTCCATTTATCGCCACATGATGGGTTTTGTAAATTATATTACAGCTTATACTGAAAATTATCAGTATGAGCATGAACAGGATGAGGTCAGTATCGATTTGCCTTCGGATAAATTCCCAGTAAAGGCGGGGCAACAAATTGGGTGGAGCGGTAATGAAGGTTATTCTTTCGGGCCACATTTGCATATGGACTTATTGAATACGGAAACCGGTGATGTGGTAGATCCGCTTCAGTTTTATGTCAATGTGATAAAAGACACCAAGGCTCCTGTGGCTCAGGCTGTGATGCTTTTTCCTCAGAGAGGCAAAGGAGTGGTGAATGGTAAGCAAACCAATGTTTCGTTCCCTCTTTCAAAGAAGAGTGTACTCGAAGCATGGGGAGAAATAGGTGCCGGAATAAAAGCCTTTGATTTTATGGACGGTGTGTATAATCATTATGGAGTTCATTCGGTTGCTCTATGTGTAGACGGAAAACTGATAGCCTCAAGTCACATGGATTATTTTTCGGATAATGAAAACGGATATGTAAATTCGAGTACATATCTGGGTTATATGAAATGTTTCCGCGACCCGGGTAATAAACTGCGGGTTTTGAGGACTGATGATAAAAACGGGATTATAACAATTGATGAAGAACGTGATTATAAGTTTCTGTTTATCCTGAAAGATGTTTATGGAAATACTTCAAAATGCACTTTCACAGTAAGAGGACGCAAACAGGCTATTCCGAAATGGGATACTGGAGATAAGAGGATTATCAGGTGGGATGAATTGAATATTTTGCAGGAGCCTGGGGTTAAACTAACAATACCTAGGGGAATGGTGTACCAGGATGAGCCTGTAAACTTCAAGGTTATGGATGTTCCCGGAGCTGTCTCGTCAGATTGTCAGTTGCATAGTGTGGCTTTGCCTTTGCATGCTCCTTGCGAATTGCAGATTGGAATAAGGAATATGGTAACTCCGGACACGAACAAATATTATATTGCCCAGAAAAGAGGGAAGGGATATCGTTCCTTAGGAGGGAAATTTATTAATGGATTTGTTTGTGCAGATATAAAAGAACTGGGAACCTATGCTGTGAAAGTGGATACAATCCATCCGGTAGTGGCACCCGTAGGAAAGAGTTTCTGGGGAAAAACCGGAATCGTCTC
The Bacteroides sedimenti genome window above contains:
- a CDS encoding M23 family metallopeptidase — its product is MKRYIIALMLFAGLPLTAQESRKAEFVPPLNPPLILSGNFGELRANHFHRGLDFKTQGLTGLPVYSIADGYISKICVSLGSGYMLHVRHNNGYTSIYRHMMGFVNYITAYTENYQYEHEQDEVSIDLPSDKFPVKAGQQIGWSGNEGYSFGPHLHMDLLNTETGDVVDPLQFYVNVIKDTKAPVAQAVMLFPQRGKGVVNGKQTNVSFPLSKKSVLEAWGEIGAGIKAFDFMDGVYNHYGVHSVALCVDGKLIASSHMDYFSDNENGYVNSSTYLGYMKCFRDPGNKLRVLRTDDKNGIITIDEERDYKFLFILKDVYGNTSKCTFTVRGRKQAIPKWDTGDKRIIRWDELNILQEPGVKLTIPRGMVYQDEPVNFKVMDVPGAVSSDCQLHSVALPLHAPCELQIGIRNMVTPDTNKYYIAQKRGKGYRSLGGKFINGFVCADIKELGTYAVKVDTIHPVVAPVGKSFWGKTGIVSFSIYDKQTGIKSYKGKIDGKFALFHLRMMNSRLSCRLDSRKVQKGIRHTIELLVTDNCGNSTLYRDTFIW